In Patulibacter sp. SYSU D01012, a single window of DNA contains:
- the nadD gene encoding nicotinate (nicotinamide) nucleotide adenylyltransferase, translating to MRVGILGGTFNPPHLAHLVLAECARDALDLDHVLLVLAPRPPHKVVDGDPGAEERLNLCRLAVAGDEERLRVCDVELHREGPSYTADTLRELQRRAPDDEFVLLLGGDAAAGLESWHRPQDVLAFAAIGVAERGSDTHAGARAALERLGAPERLLPFEMPPIGLSSTLIRARVRAGRTVRHLVPDGVEARIRSLGLYRGGHSE from the coding sequence GTGCGCGTCGGGATCCTCGGCGGGACGTTCAACCCGCCGCACCTCGCCCACCTCGTGCTGGCGGAGTGCGCGCGCGACGCCCTGGACCTCGACCACGTCCTGCTCGTCCTGGCGCCGCGTCCGCCGCACAAGGTCGTCGACGGCGATCCGGGGGCGGAGGAGCGCCTCAACCTGTGCCGCCTCGCCGTCGCGGGGGACGAGGAGCGCCTGCGCGTGTGCGACGTCGAGCTGCACCGCGAGGGCCCGTCGTACACGGCGGACACGCTGCGCGAGCTGCAGCGCCGTGCCCCCGACGACGAGTTCGTGCTGCTCCTGGGCGGCGACGCCGCGGCCGGCCTGGAGTCGTGGCACCGCCCGCAGGACGTCCTGGCGTTCGCGGCGATCGGCGTGGCGGAGCGGGGGAGCGACACCCACGCGGGCGCCCGCGCCGCCCTCGAGCGGCTGGGCGCGCCGGAGCGGCTGCTGCCGTTCGAGATGCCGCCGATCGGCCTCTCGTCCACGCTGATCCGGGCGCGCGTGCGGGCCGGCCGGACCGTCCGGCACCTGGTCCCGGACGGGGTCGAGGCGCGCATCCGCTCCCTGGGGCTCTACCGTGGAGGGCACAGCGAATGA
- a CDS encoding PAS domain-containing protein, whose translation MSTPEPAGTPEPAGTGPLRQRDIERGVRAALLRLPHVAVAVYDHDLRIVHADGAGLERLGRDPVGALGRPVADVLALDAGHGSTPALRAALGGETTVIAYRASMSDAAVEAELSPVRDAEGRVVGGLACAVDVSEREDARRALRRIEREHRLAVEDGSDVVTVCAPDGTVRWISPCVRAVLGWRPEQLVGRPQRELLHPDDLADVRRVLVAAVLAGRPATWTARHRHRHGHWVWCETRLRSATGRADEQRVMAPGAADAGTFVTVSRDVTADRERVAALRALRAERDALAAEVAALRVRVSSDGDPDGLARSPTVP comes from the coding sequence ATGTCCACGCCCGAGCCCGCCGGCACGCCCGAGCCCGCCGGCACCGGCCCGCTCCGGCAGCGCGACATCGAGCGCGGCGTCCGCGCCGCGCTCCTGCGACTGCCCCACGTCGCCGTCGCGGTGTACGACCACGACCTCCGCATCGTGCACGCCGACGGCGCGGGGCTCGAGCGGCTCGGTCGGGATCCCGTCGGCGCCCTCGGCCGGCCGGTCGCGGACGTCCTCGCGCTCGACGCCGGCCACGGCTCCACGCCCGCGCTCCGCGCCGCGCTCGGCGGCGAGACCACCGTGATCGCCTACCGCGCCTCGATGTCCGACGCCGCGGTGGAAGCCGAGCTGAGCCCCGTCCGCGACGCCGAGGGCCGCGTCGTCGGCGGCCTGGCCTGCGCGGTGGACGTCTCCGAGCGCGAGGACGCGCGCCGTGCCCTCCGGCGCATCGAGCGGGAGCATCGCCTGGCGGTCGAGGACGGGTCCGACGTCGTGACGGTCTGCGCGCCGGACGGCACCGTCCGCTGGATCTCGCCGTGCGTGCGCGCGGTGCTCGGCTGGCGGCCGGAGCAGCTCGTCGGCCGCCCCCAGCGCGAGCTGCTCCATCCCGACGACCTCGCCGACGTGCGGCGCGTCCTCGTCGCCGCCGTCCTCGCGGGCCGCCCGGCCACCTGGACCGCCCGCCACCGCCACCGCCACGGCCACTGGGTGTGGTGCGAGACGCGCCTGCGGTCGGCGACCGGCCGCGCCGACGAGCAGCGCGTCATGGCCCCGGGGGCCGCAGACGCGGGGACGTTCGTCACCGTCAGCCGCGACGTGACGGCCGACCGGGAGCGCGTCGCGGCGCTGCGCGCCCTGCGCGCGGAGCGGGACGCGCTGGCGGCCGAGGTCGCCGCCCTGCGCGTGCGCGTGTCCTCCGACGGGGACCCGGACGGGCTTGCACGTTCTCCTACGGTGCCGTAG
- a CDS encoding NAD(P)/FAD-dependent oxidoreductase — MSTTTASPRSVTEAPLPTDVRVAIVGSGFSGLGTAVGLLQDGERDFVVLESADDIGGTWRDNTYPGCACDVPSHMYSFSFAPNPNWSRSFATQPEIWAYQQRVVEQFGLRPYVRTGAEVLEARWDETTQRWHIDTVRGSLTAQALVSGTGPLCEPKYPTLPGLDTFEGTTFHSARWRHDHDLTGERVAVIGTGASAIQFVPKIQPQVQELTLFQRTPPWVLPRPDRPIARWERFLFRHLPGAQRLARLGVYLTRESFLLSFNYVPRLRELPRRVGLAHLKRQVKDPVLREKLTPDYQVGCKRVLISNDYFPALDAPNADVVTSGVREVRPHSVVDGDGVEHPVDTIIFGTGFHVTDQPIAERLRGADGRLLAEHWADGMEAYRGTTVAGFPNLFMMVGPNTGLGHNSIIYMIESQVAYVRDALRTMRRQGLGAIAPRPAVVEEENAEIQRRLQGTVWNEGGCASWYLDARGRNTTLWPDFTFLYRRRTARFDLDRYETAPVRATPPAVPA; from the coding sequence ATGAGCACCACCACGGCGTCGCCCCGGTCCGTCACCGAAGCCCCCCTCCCCACCGACGTCCGCGTCGCCATCGTCGGCAGCGGCTTCTCCGGCCTCGGCACGGCCGTCGGCCTGCTGCAGGACGGGGAGCGCGACTTCGTCGTCCTCGAGAGCGCCGACGACATCGGCGGCACCTGGCGCGACAACACGTACCCGGGCTGCGCGTGCGACGTCCCGTCGCACATGTACTCGTTCTCGTTCGCCCCCAACCCGAACTGGTCCCGCTCGTTCGCCACGCAGCCCGAGATCTGGGCGTACCAGCAGCGGGTCGTCGAGCAGTTCGGCCTGCGGCCCTACGTCCGCACCGGCGCCGAGGTCCTCGAGGCGCGCTGGGACGAGACGACGCAGCGCTGGCACATCGACACGGTCCGCGGCAGCCTGACCGCCCAGGCGCTCGTGTCGGGCACCGGGCCGCTCTGCGAGCCGAAGTACCCGACGCTGCCGGGGCTCGACACCTTCGAGGGCACGACCTTCCACTCCGCCCGCTGGCGCCACGACCACGACCTGACCGGGGAGCGCGTCGCCGTGATCGGCACCGGGGCGTCCGCGATCCAGTTCGTGCCGAAGATCCAGCCGCAGGTGCAGGAGCTCACCCTCTTCCAGCGCACTCCGCCGTGGGTCCTGCCCCGGCCGGACCGCCCGATCGCCCGGTGGGAGCGGTTCCTCTTCCGCCACCTGCCGGGCGCGCAGCGCCTGGCCCGTCTGGGCGTGTACCTGACGCGCGAGAGCTTCCTGCTGTCGTTCAACTACGTCCCGCGGCTGCGCGAGCTGCCCCGCCGGGTCGGCCTGGCGCACCTGAAGCGGCAGGTCAAGGACCCGGTCCTGCGCGAGAAGCTGACGCCCGACTACCAGGTGGGCTGCAAGCGGGTGCTGATCTCGAACGACTACTTCCCCGCCCTCGACGCGCCGAACGCCGACGTCGTCACCAGCGGGGTGCGCGAGGTGCGCCCCCACTCCGTCGTCGACGGCGACGGCGTCGAGCACCCGGTCGACACGATCATCTTCGGCACGGGCTTCCACGTGACCGACCAGCCGATCGCGGAGCGCCTGCGGGGCGCCGACGGCCGGCTGCTGGCCGAGCACTGGGCCGACGGGATGGAGGCGTACCGCGGCACCACCGTGGCGGGCTTCCCCAACCTGTTCATGATGGTCGGCCCCAACACGGGGCTCGGGCACAACTCGATCATCTACATGATCGAGTCGCAGGTGGCCTACGTGCGCGACGCGCTGCGCACGATGCGCCGCCAGGGCCTCGGCGCGATCGCGCCGAGGCCGGCGGTGGTCGAGGAGGAGAACGCGGAGATCCAGCGGCGCCTGCAGGGCACGGTCTGGAACGAGGGCGGGTGCGCCTCCTGGTACCTCGACGCCCGGGGCCGCAACACCACGCTCTGGCCGGACTTCACGTTCCTCTACCGGCGCCGGACGGCCCGCTTCGACCTGGACCGGTACGAGACCGCGCCCGTCCGGGCGACCCCGCCGGCCGTCCCGGCCTGA
- a CDS encoding 5'-3' exonuclease H3TH domain-containing protein — translation MSGPLLLLDLPWLLYRAHFALPSSIEGADGRPIGALLGAIRAILAEIEEHDPAAVCVATGAEDATHRTALLPAYHAHRDPMPDALRHRWEQAPELCAAFGWAVRDGGDLEADDVIATLARRRSAHGGRSAIVTGDRDLLACVDARTVVRRPAGRGPGLVTVDEDGVRDALGVAPDQVTDLIALRGDPSDGIPGVPGIGAKTAARLLARHGDLEGVLRAAGAEGPGGEPGEDPQLGDGLTARLATTLREHAADARRDRAVALLHEADVAAVPDRATDRAAGADAAEALGMGRLAADLRKA, via the coding sequence GTGTCCGGCCCCCTGCTGCTGCTCGACCTGCCCTGGCTCCTGTACCGCGCGCACTTCGCGCTGCCGTCGAGCATCGAGGGGGCGGACGGCCGGCCGATCGGCGCGCTGCTCGGCGCGATCCGCGCGATCCTGGCCGAGATCGAGGAGCACGACCCCGCCGCGGTCTGCGTCGCCACGGGCGCCGAGGACGCCACGCACCGGACCGCGCTGCTGCCCGCGTACCACGCGCACCGCGACCCGATGCCGGACGCCCTCCGCCACCGCTGGGAGCAGGCGCCGGAGCTGTGCGCCGCGTTCGGCTGGGCCGTCCGCGACGGCGGCGACCTCGAGGCCGACGACGTCATCGCCACGCTCGCGCGGCGCCGCTCCGCCCACGGCGGGCGCAGCGCGATCGTCACCGGCGACCGCGACCTGCTCGCCTGCGTCGACGCGCGCACCGTCGTGCGGCGCCCCGCCGGCCGGGGCCCCGGCCTGGTGACGGTCGACGAGGACGGGGTGCGCGACGCGCTCGGCGTCGCGCCGGACCAGGTCACCGACCTGATCGCGCTGCGCGGCGACCCGTCGGACGGGATCCCGGGCGTGCCCGGCATCGGCGCCAAGACCGCCGCCCGCCTGCTCGCCCGGCACGGCGACCTGGAGGGCGTCCTCCGGGCCGCGGGCGCCGAGGGACCGGGGGGCGAGCCGGGCGAGGATCCGCAGCTCGGCGACGGCCTGACGGCGCGGCTGGCCACGACGCTGCGCGAGCACGCCGCCGACGCCCGGCGCGACCGCGCCGTCGCCCTGCTGCACGAGGCGGACGTCGCCGCCGTCCCCGACCGCGCCACCGACCGCGCGGCCGGCGCCGACGCCGCCGAGGCGCTCGGGATGGGGCGCCTGGCGGCCGACCTGCGCAAGGCCTGA
- a CDS encoding TIGR00266 family protein: MQIDIRHRPSFAVARVTLGSGESVRAESGAMMATSADVAVESRAEGGLLKGLKRSVLGGESLFVTRLTAGGHGGWVDLAARLPGDATAIDVDGAVNLARSAWLCSSDGVEIDTKWGGLKNLVGGEGGFVVRAEGRGQVVASCYGALDVVTLGAGESMVLDSGHMVAFEDGVSFTIRKVAKGLVQTLKSGEGFVFEFTGPGRVWTQSRNPGELIGWLTAELPFSRG; encoded by the coding sequence ATGCAGATCGACATCCGCCACCGCCCGTCCTTCGCCGTCGCCCGCGTCACGCTGGGCTCCGGCGAGAGCGTCCGTGCCGAGTCGGGGGCGATGATGGCCACCTCCGCCGACGTCGCCGTCGAGTCCCGCGCCGAGGGCGGGCTGCTCAAGGGCCTGAAGCGCAGCGTCCTCGGCGGCGAGTCGCTCTTCGTCACGCGCCTGACGGCCGGCGGCCACGGCGGCTGGGTCGACCTGGCGGCGCGGCTCCCCGGCGACGCGACCGCCATCGACGTCGACGGCGCCGTCAACCTGGCCCGCAGCGCGTGGCTGTGCTCGTCCGACGGCGTGGAGATCGACACGAAGTGGGGCGGCCTGAAGAACCTGGTCGGCGGCGAGGGCGGCTTCGTCGTGCGCGCGGAGGGCCGCGGCCAGGTCGTGGCGTCCTGCTACGGCGCGCTCGACGTCGTCACGCTCGGCGCCGGCGAGTCGATGGTGCTCGACTCCGGCCACATGGTCGCGTTCGAGGACGGCGTCTCGTTCACGATCCGCAAGGTCGCCAAGGGGCTCGTGCAGACGCTGAAGTCCGGCGAGGGCTTCGTCTTCGAGTTCACCGGGCCCGGGCGCGTGTGGACCCAGAGCCGCAACCCCGGCGAGCTGATCGGCTGGCTCACGGCCGAGCTGCCGTTCAGCCGCGGCTGA
- a CDS encoding adenylate/guanylate cyclase domain-containing protein yields the protein MRQDRCFAFLDLCGFSAYTEANGDEEAVSVLSMMRSVVRRAADRRGVRVMKWLGDGVMLTSGDRGAIAAATLEIRHHLGGACPLPVRTGICRGGVIIFDGDDYVGAVINVAARLCDRAEPGQVLMAEHPDATVPPWATIEPYGRVEVPGIRQELTVNEIDVRRTPGRAPVVDPVCGLPIDPTVAVAPPGEDDERLRCFCSAGCAEEWARARRARHVHRVA from the coding sequence ATGAGGCAGGATCGCTGCTTCGCGTTCCTGGACCTGTGCGGGTTCAGCGCGTACACCGAGGCGAACGGCGACGAGGAGGCCGTCTCCGTGCTCTCGATGATGCGGTCCGTCGTGCGCCGCGCGGCCGACCGCCGCGGCGTGCGCGTCATGAAGTGGCTCGGCGACGGAGTGATGCTGACGAGCGGCGACCGCGGGGCGATCGCCGCCGCGACGCTCGAGATCCGGCATCACCTGGGCGGCGCGTGCCCGCTGCCCGTGCGGACCGGCATCTGCCGCGGCGGGGTCATCATCTTCGACGGCGACGACTACGTCGGCGCGGTGATCAACGTCGCGGCGCGGCTCTGCGACCGCGCGGAGCCGGGACAGGTCCTGATGGCCGAGCACCCCGACGCCACGGTCCCGCCGTGGGCGACGATCGAGCCGTACGGCCGCGTCGAGGTGCCCGGCATCCGCCAGGAGCTCACGGTCAACGAGATCGACGTGCGCCGGACGCCGGGCCGGGCGCCGGTCGTCGACCCGGTGTGCGGGCTGCCGATCGACCCGACCGTGGCGGTGGCGCCGCCCGGCGAGGACGACGAGCGGCTGCGCTGCTTCTGCTCGGCCGGCTGCGCCGAGGAGTGGGCGCGCGCCCGGCGCGCCCGCCACGTCCACCGGGTCGCCTGA
- a CDS encoding ABC transporter ATP-binding protein, whose product MIVCEHLTKRYGEHVAVQDVSLRCEPGTVTGFLGPNGAGKSTTMRMLCGLTPPTSGRATVDGVPYAALPQPGRRIGVLLDASAQHAGRTGREVLALSAAVLGLPRRRVDEVLALVGLDGKPAGRRTGDYSLGMRQRLGLAHALLGDPDCLVLDEPANGLDPEGIHWMRGLLRDFADRGGTVLLSSHLLHEVEAVADRLVVIAGGRIVAEGTSDELLAGGGVVVRSPEPTALRRALAAAGLPSTATTDGGHLVDAAPEAVGRAAAAAGVPLVELRVAERAGLEDLFLSLTRGGGADAAPADRTDAPLEIA is encoded by the coding sequence ATGATCGTCTGCGAGCACCTGACGAAGCGCTACGGAGAGCACGTGGCCGTGCAGGACGTGAGCCTGCGCTGCGAGCCGGGCACCGTCACGGGCTTCCTGGGCCCGAACGGCGCCGGCAAGTCGACGACGATGCGGATGCTCTGCGGGCTGACGCCCCCGACGTCCGGACGCGCGACCGTCGACGGCGTGCCGTACGCCGCGCTGCCGCAGCCCGGGCGGCGCATCGGCGTGCTGCTCGACGCGAGCGCGCAGCACGCCGGCCGCACCGGCCGCGAGGTGCTGGCGCTCTCCGCCGCCGTGCTGGGGCTGCCGCGCCGGCGGGTGGACGAGGTCCTGGCCCTCGTCGGACTGGACGGCAAGCCCGCGGGCCGCCGCACGGGCGACTACTCCCTGGGCATGCGCCAGCGCCTGGGCCTGGCGCACGCGCTGCTCGGCGATCCGGACTGCCTCGTCCTCGACGAGCCCGCGAACGGCCTGGACCCCGAGGGGATCCACTGGATGCGCGGGCTGCTGCGCGACTTCGCCGACCGCGGCGGCACCGTGCTGCTCTCGTCGCACCTGCTGCACGAGGTCGAGGCCGTCGCCGACCGGCTCGTCGTGATCGCCGGCGGGCGGATCGTGGCGGAGGGGACGAGCGACGAGCTGCTCGCCGGCGGCGGCGTGGTGGTGCGCTCGCCCGAGCCGACCGCCCTGCGCCGCGCGCTCGCCGCCGCCGGGCTGCCGTCCACGGCGACGACGGACGGCGGCCACCTGGTCGACGCCGCGCCCGAGGCCGTCGGCCGCGCGGCGGCCGCCGCCGGCGTCCCCCTCGTCGAGCTCCGGGTGGCCGAGCGGGCCGGCCTGGAGGACCTGTTCCTGTCCCTGACCCGCGGGGGCGGCGCCGACGCCGCGCCCGCCGACCGCACCGACGCCCCGCTGGAGATCGCATGA
- a CDS encoding glutamate-5-semialdehyde dehydrogenase, with translation MSVPATEVSSVVDVCRRARAAGRRLAAVDTHTKDAALSAIADALLARAPEILEANARDLEAGAAAGLPSSLMDRLRLDDARLAGIVQGVRDVIALRDPVGETIEGYRLPNGLEVQRQRIPLGVVAVVYEARPNVTIDAVALAIKSGNAIVLRGSSSALHSNRVLAAVAADAAAEAGLPDGCIGLVSGGGREELAELATQDAYVDLIVPRGGEGLKAALKGVATVPVIFAAAGIGHVYVDAAADLAMAVDVVENSKVHRPSACNAAETVLVHREVAAAFLPAMAERLGQRGVELRADADALPLVDGRGATVVPATEQDWDTEHLALILGVRLVDDVFGAIDHVETHGSGHSDAIVSRDAGAIRAFERGVSSAAVYVNASTRFTDGGEFGMGAEIGISTQKLHARGPIGLRELTTYRYLVRGDGHVRS, from the coding sequence ATGTCCGTGCCCGCGACCGAGGTCAGCTCCGTCGTCGACGTCTGCCGCCGCGCCCGCGCCGCCGGGCGCCGGCTGGCGGCCGTCGACACGCACACGAAGGACGCCGCGCTGTCCGCCATCGCGGACGCGCTGCTCGCGCGCGCCCCCGAGATCCTCGAGGCCAACGCGCGCGACCTGGAGGCCGGCGCGGCCGCCGGCCTGCCGTCGTCGCTCATGGACCGCCTGCGCCTGGACGACGCGCGCCTGGCCGGCATCGTGCAGGGCGTCCGCGACGTCATCGCCCTGCGCGACCCGGTCGGCGAGACGATCGAGGGCTACCGCCTGCCCAACGGCCTCGAGGTGCAGCGCCAGCGGATCCCGCTCGGCGTCGTCGCGGTCGTGTACGAGGCGCGGCCGAACGTCACCATCGACGCGGTCGCCCTGGCGATCAAGTCCGGCAACGCCATCGTGCTGCGCGGCTCGTCGAGCGCGCTGCACTCCAACCGGGTGCTCGCGGCCGTGGCCGCCGACGCGGCGGCCGAGGCCGGGCTTCCCGACGGCTGCATCGGCCTGGTGTCGGGCGGCGGGCGCGAGGAGCTCGCGGAGCTGGCCACGCAGGACGCCTACGTCGACCTGATCGTCCCCCGCGGCGGAGAGGGCTTGAAGGCGGCGCTCAAGGGCGTCGCCACCGTGCCGGTGATCTTCGCCGCGGCCGGGATCGGGCACGTCTACGTCGACGCGGCCGCCGACCTGGCCATGGCCGTGGACGTCGTCGAGAACTCGAAGGTCCACCGCCCGAGCGCCTGCAACGCGGCCGAGACGGTCCTCGTGCACCGCGAGGTCGCCGCGGCGTTCCTGCCGGCGATGGCCGAGCGGCTGGGGCAGCGCGGCGTCGAGCTGCGCGCCGACGCCGACGCGCTGCCGCTCGTCGACGGGCGCGGCGCCACGGTCGTCCCCGCCACGGAGCAGGACTGGGACACCGAGCACCTGGCGCTGATCCTCGGCGTGCGCCTGGTCGACGACGTCTTCGGCGCGATCGACCACGTCGAGACGCACGGCTCGGGCCACTCCGACGCGATCGTCTCGCGCGACGCCGGCGCCATCCGGGCGTTCGAGCGGGGCGTCAGCTCCGCCGCCGTCTACGTCAACGCGTCCACGCGCTTCACGGACGGCGGCGAGTTCGGGATGGGCGCCGAGATCGGCATCTCGACGCAGAAGCTGCACGCCCGCGGGCCGATCGGCCTGCGCGAGCTGACGACGTACCGCTACCTGGTTCGCGGCGACGGGCACGTGCGGTCCTAG
- the rsfS gene encoding ribosome silencing factor produces the protein MSKRTYISQHTAPEVPDEQLPPDPALEGLVRRIAAAAGDKRALDVVAIDLRGASAYTDAFVIATGRTDRQAKAIFDGITEDLKHEGERLLPQRTEGEQEARWILADYGDVVVHVFVPEARAFYRLESLWGDRPRIDVSDVAPERSTDGPQGASAEGPLGA, from the coding sequence ATGAGCAAGCGCACCTACATCAGCCAGCACACCGCCCCCGAGGTCCCGGACGAGCAGCTGCCGCCGGACCCGGCGCTCGAGGGCCTCGTGCGCCGGATCGCCGCCGCCGCGGGCGACAAGCGCGCCCTCGACGTCGTCGCGATCGACCTGCGCGGCGCGTCCGCGTACACGGACGCGTTCGTGATCGCCACCGGCCGCACGGACCGCCAGGCCAAGGCGATCTTCGACGGCATCACCGAGGACCTCAAGCACGAGGGCGAGCGGCTGCTGCCGCAGCGCACCGAGGGCGAGCAGGAGGCGCGCTGGATCCTCGCGGACTACGGCGACGTGGTCGTGCACGTCTTCGTGCCCGAGGCGCGCGCGTTCTACCGGCTCGAGTCGCTCTGGGGCGACCGTCCGCGCATCGACGTCTCGGACGTCGCGCCCGAGCGCTCGACCGACGGCCCGCAGGGCGCGTCGGCCGAGGGCCCGCTCGGCGCCTGA
- a CDS encoding ABC transporter permease subunit — MSTAAVTPPAAARARGASGPPMSRLVRVELRKGVDTRAGRWLLIASALLALVVAVAGALTGDAQDRDLSNVLQLVMLPLGTLLPVIGILSATGEWSQRTALTTFALVPRRGRIIAAKLLAALVLGAGAVVVWLATGAIGAALAGAVGDAPDPWNVPRDLLWQGAIALELGIVLGVAFGLLLMAPAAAIVAYFAVPTVFAILGELVTALDGAWDWLDPNRSIDPLTRGELSGSGWGHLLVSHLLWIGVPLVLGTVRTLRREVK; from the coding sequence ATGAGCACCGCCGCCGTCACCCCGCCCGCCGCCGCCCGCGCCCGCGGCGCCTCCGGCCCGCCGATGTCGCGGCTCGTCCGCGTCGAGCTGCGCAAGGGCGTCGACACCCGCGCCGGCCGCTGGCTGCTCATCGCCAGCGCGCTCCTGGCGCTCGTCGTCGCGGTCGCCGGCGCGCTGACCGGCGACGCGCAGGACCGCGACCTGTCCAACGTCCTGCAGCTCGTGATGCTGCCGCTCGGCACCCTGCTGCCGGTCATCGGGATCCTCTCCGCGACGGGCGAGTGGTCGCAGCGCACGGCGCTGACGACGTTCGCGCTCGTGCCGCGCCGCGGCCGGATCATCGCCGCCAAGCTGCTGGCCGCGCTCGTGCTCGGTGCCGGCGCCGTCGTCGTGTGGCTGGCGACGGGCGCGATCGGCGCCGCGCTGGCGGGCGCCGTCGGCGACGCGCCGGACCCCTGGAACGTGCCGCGGGACCTGCTCTGGCAGGGCGCGATCGCGCTCGAGCTGGGGATCGTCCTGGGCGTGGCCTTCGGCCTGCTGCTCATGGCGCCGGCCGCCGCGATCGTCGCGTACTTCGCCGTGCCGACGGTCTTCGCGATCCTGGGCGAGCTCGTGACGGCGCTCGACGGCGCCTGGGACTGGCTCGACCCCAACCGCAGCATCGACCCGCTCACCCGCGGCGAGCTGAGCGGGTCCGGCTGGGGCCACCTGCTCGTCTCGCACCTGCTGTGGATCGGCGTGCCGCTCGTCCTCGGCACCGTGCGGACCCTGCGCCGCGAGGTCAAGTAG